TCCGATACCAACGGCTAGCACCGTAACGTAACGCTGCTTGGAAGCATTATTCAAACTTCCCGCCTCCCTTCGTTCTTGTTAAATAGAGAAAGAAAGGAACGCCAATCAATGCAGTCACCACTCCAATCGGCATCTCAAACGGATAATTGAGAAAACGGCTGAGTACATCGCAAAGCGCTAAGAAGATCCCGCCAAGTAAACCCGAGCATGGAATGATCCATTTATAATCGAGCCCTATCAAGAACCGCGCAATATGAGGAACAATCAAGCCGACAAAACCTATTTTACCTGCTAAGGCTACCGATATCCCTGTTAGAATAACAACGCTCAATGTAGTAACGAACTTAATCATCATTGTATTTTGTCCCAAGCCCATAGCAACATCTTCACCTAGAGCAAGAATCGATATCGACTTAGAAGCCCAGAGCGCTATCAGAATTCCGACAATTGCAAATGGGATCGCTAGCTTAATAAGTGTAGGGTCCATCTGATGTAAGCGCGCATTGTACCAGAAACTAATATTTTGCGAGATTTGGAAATAGATCGCTAACGCTGCGGAAACACTGCTCAGAAACGTGCCTATAATCGTACCTATAATTGCCATCTTAATAGGCGATAGTCCCCCGGGTAGTAGGAGTGACAGACCAAAAACGATGACAATGCTAAGTGTCGACCCCACAAATGAGTACAATATCATTTCCAAATTAGATGAATTAGGCAAGAATATCATGCCTATCGTAATGGCAAATGCTGATCCATCGGTAACCCCCATAATAGAAGGGGATGCAAGATAATTTCTTGTCATCCCCTGCATAAGTGCCCCGGATATGGCTAGAAAGGCTCCAATCAATAGAGCTCCGACCGCTCTTGGAATTCGAGACCGCATAATGATCTGATGATCTACATTACCTGGATCAAAATGGAACAGTGCATCGCGAATCGTATTCATGTCTATGCTTTTGGCTCCATATAGGATCGACAGCAACATCGTCAACCCAATGATAGCCGGTGAAGTCCATATGATCAGGGTAGATGTAGGAATTCTTAATCGCATATTACACTACTCACTTCGCTTGAATTAAATTACTGTTTTTTACGGCTTCAAGGAATGATATCTTGCTGTAAGCCGTGCCCCCTTGAGCAATCGGATCTACCAAATTAACATATACATTGTTATTCTTTATCGCATTAATGCTGGTCCATATAGGGTTACTCTGTAAATCTTCAAAAAACTTTGGTGTATCTTTATTTTCTTCTTCCGAAAATTGAATAAAGAGATAATCCGGATTAA
The nucleotide sequence above comes from Paenibacillus sp. IHBB 10380. Encoded proteins:
- a CDS encoding FecCD family ABC transporter permease, which gives rise to MRLRIPTSTLIIWTSPAIIGLTMLLSILYGAKSIDMNTIRDALFHFDPGNVDHQIIMRSRIPRAVGALLIGAFLAISGALMQGMTRNYLASPSIMGVTDGSAFAITIGMIFLPNSSNLEMILYSFVGSTLSIVIVFGLSLLLPGGLSPIKMAIIGTIIGTFLSSVSAALAIYFQISQNISFWYNARLHQMDPTLIKLAIPFAIVGILIALWASKSISILALGEDVAMGLGQNTMMIKFVTTLSVVILTGISVALAGKIGFVGLIVPHIARFLIGLDYKWIIPCSGLLGGIFLALCDVLSRFLNYPFEMPIGVVTALIGVPFFLYLTRTKGGGKFE